A stretch of [Clostridium] innocuum DNA encodes these proteins:
- a CDS encoding site-specific DNA-methyltransferase translates to MNGLKTDTIINRDALYALRELPEESVHCCVTSPPYYALRDYGLDMQIGREDTPEQYIDRLTEVFRELRRVLRSDGTLWLNIADTYCGTGNKGYHADPKNPKGRNGQQIARNNRVSGCKQKDLIGIPWLLAFALRADGWYLRSDIIWQKENPMPESVKDRPTRCYEHIFLLTKSKKYFYDAAAIAEPLAPTTAARYRTGRSAGQKYADEIPGQGKVQGLNRARSGSYYDEALMPTMRNRRDVWLINTVPYKGGHFAAFPPKLAETCIKAGCPKGGVVLDPFFGSGTTGAAARQLDRHYIGIEINAEYCALARARIGGTDT, encoded by the coding sequence AACTGACACAATCATCAACCGGGACGCGCTCTATGCCTTGCGGGAGCTTCCAGAGGAAAGCGTACACTGTTGCGTCACAAGCCCGCCCTACTATGCGCTTAGAGATTATGGGCTTGATATGCAGATTGGGCGGGAGGACACGCCGGAGCAGTACATTGACAGGCTGACCGAGGTTTTCCGCGAGCTGCGCCGGGTACTGCGTTCTGACGGTACGCTCTGGCTGAATATCGCGGACACTTACTGCGGCACAGGAAATAAAGGCTACCATGCAGACCCGAAGAACCCGAAAGGCAGAAACGGACAGCAGATTGCAAGAAACAACCGCGTTTCCGGCTGCAAACAAAAGGACTTAATCGGTATTCCCTGGCTTTTAGCCTTTGCCCTACGCGCTGACGGGTGGTATTTACGGAGCGACATTATCTGGCAGAAAGAAAACCCCATGCCGGAGAGCGTGAAAGACCGCCCTACCCGCTGCTATGAACATATCTTTCTGCTTACGAAGTCAAAGAAATATTTCTATGACGCAGCCGCCATAGCCGAGCCGTTAGCCCCCACAACGGCGGCGCGGTACCGCACCGGGCGCAGCGCGGGACAGAAATATGCGGACGAAATACCTGGACAGGGGAAAGTACAGGGGCTTAACCGGGCGCGAAGCGGCAGCTACTACGACGAAGCCCTCATGCCGACCATGCGGAACAGGCGGGACGTGTGGCTTATCAATACCGTTCCCTACAAGGGCGGGCATTTCGCCGCGTTCCCGCCAAAACTTGCCGAAACCTGTATCAAGGCGGGCTGTCCGAAAGGCGGCGTTGTGCTTGACCCCTTTTTCGGCAGCGGCACGACGGGGGCAGCCGCAAGGCAGCTTGACAGGCATTATATAGGCATTGAGATAAACGCCGAGTATTGCGCCCTTGCAAGGGCGCGGATTGGAGGGACAGACACATAA